CTTGCTTGTGCGGCGGCAGCGGCGCGCGCAGGACGACGCCGCTGCGCGCGACGGCGTTGAGGAATACCTCGAAGTGCTCTAGGAAGTTCGCGATGGACAAAGCACGTGCTTCGGTCTCGCGCGCCATCGCCTCGGCGTGCACCGGCCAGCGCATCACTGGTGCGCGCGCGCCGTTCAGCGGTAGCCATTGGTAATACACGTCGCGCGAACCGGTGGGGAATGGGGCGCGCGTGGGGAAGAGTAAGGCACGCCGGCGCAGCGACTCGATCAACTCCGTCAGTCGGCGGTCGGCATCGGGCCGGTAGTCGTTCGATCGCTCGGCCGGCGTTGCCCATAGGTCGGCGGCAGTGCTGCGCGCGATGGGCACTTCGTGGTCGCGCGCGGTAAGCAGCCGGCGGGCGAAGTCCTGTTGCTCCTCACTTAGGTCTTCCAGCAGCGCGTCGGGGGCTTCGGCGACGCGCGCGATGCGCTCGTTCAACGCAGCGACGACTTGTTCGACCAATCCGACGCGCGAATTGCCCTTCGGCGTCGCGCCGAGCCAGCGCGCCAGCTCGCGCAATTGCGCGCCGCTGAACTCGGCTTCGATCACCGACGAGAGCGAAATGGCGCCAGCACGAAACGGCGCAGCGATGGGCCACGCCGTAGCTGATTTCGCGATGTCAGTCGCAGGTCGAGCGTTTCCCATAGCAGTCAATCGGGGCGACCGTTCGTTATTCGAGTGCGCTGGTGGTGCGTCGGACTTGTGCTGCGTTCACAGCCATCAGCGCCGGCGTGAAGCCGGGCACCTCTTCCTCGTAGAGGATGTCGTAGTGGTAGCCCTGCTCGGTGAGGAAGAGCTGGCGCTTGGCAGCATATTCCTGGTCGAGCGTGTCGCGCGTGACGATGGTGTAGAAGTGTGCCAGCAGCCCGTTCTGCTTGGGACGCAACACGCGCCCCAGGCGTTGCGCTTCCTCCTGTCGGCTGCCGAACATGCCGCTCACCTGGATCAGCACATTGGCGTCCGGCAGGTCAATCGAGAAGTTGCCGACCTTCGACAACACCAGTCGCCGGATCTGCCCCGCGCGGAACTGCTGGAACAACTTTTCACGCTGGCGCACCGGCGTTTCGCCGGTGATCAGTGGCGCGTCGAGTCGCCGAGCGATTTGTTCCAACTGTGGAATGTACTGGCCGATGATCAGCACGTCGTCGTCCTTGTGCTTAGCCATCAGCATCGAGACGATCTGCAGCTTGCGCGGATTGGCCGCGGCGAAATGATATTTCTGATCGTGGCCGGTGATGGCGTATTCCATGCGGTCTTCGTCGGCCAACGACACGCGGATCTCATGGCATTCGGCGGTAGCGATCCAGCCCTGGCGCTCCAAGTCCTTCCATGGCACGTCGTACTTCTTCGGCCCGACGAGCGAGAACACGTCGCCCTCCAGGCCGTCCTCGCGCACCAGCGTGGCGGTCAGGCCCAGCCGACGACGCGCCTGGATTTCCGCGGTCATGCGAAAGACCGGTGCCGGCAGCAAGTGCACCTCGTCGTAGATGATCAGCCCCCAGTCCATGCTGTTGAACAGCGCCATGTGCGGATACTCGCTGATCTTGGGCAGGCGCTTGGACGATTTGACGTTGGGCGGCGTGGAGTCGGAGGTGATAGAAGGCTCACCCTTTCCATCCCCGACTTCCCTCTTCCGAGGGTGATACGTCAACACCTGATACGTGCAAATCGTCACCGGCCGGACGTCCTTCTTTAGCCCGCTGTATTCGCCGATCTGATCTTCGGTGAGCGTGGTCTTGTCGAGGATCTCGCGAATCCACTGCCGGACGGCGACGGTGTTGGGTGTGAGGATGAGGGTGGCGCACTGTGCCTTGTGCATGGCGGCAATGCCGACGATCGTCTTGCCGGCGCCGCAGGGCAGCACCACCACACCGCTGCCGCCGGCGGCGCTGCCCTGCGCCCAGTAGACCTCGGCAGCGTCGGCCTGATAGTGGCGCAGCTCGAACGGTTGGCCGGCGAGCGTGATCTGGCGCAGGTCGAAGTGCAGCGGCGTGCCGTCCACATAGCCGGCCAGGTCTTCGGCCGGATAGCCGATCTGCAGCAGCACGCGCTTGACGTGGCCACGCTGCGCCGGGTCTATCTCGAAGATGGTCTGGCTCAGGCGCGCTTTCACCAGCGGCACGAACGACCGGTGACGGGCGAGTTCTTCGCCCAGCACCGCGTCGTCGGCACTGACCAGCATCCGCCCGTCTTCCAGCGTCAGTTTGATCCGCCCGTAACGGCCGACGGCATCGCGAATGTCTACCTTGATGTTCTCCGGCAGCGGATATTTCGAGTATTTCTCCAGGTCGGCCAGAATCGCGTCGGCGCTCAGGCCGGCGGCCGCAGCATTCCACAGCGACAGCGGCGAGATGCGATAGGTGTGCACGTACTCGGGGCTCTTCTCGAGTTCGGCGAAGCGTGCCAGCGCGTCGCGCGCCTCGGTGTAGCGCGGGTTGTCCACCTCCAGCAGCACCGAGCGGTCGCTTTGCACGATGAGCGGGTTCTCCGGCCTATAGTTGTGCATCGAATTGCCCATTAGAACACAGTCGGCGACGGAAATCCAGCGCCGAACCGGTGGACAAACCGGCGCATTGCTTTCAAACTACGCCCACGATGAAGCACGCATTGACCTGGATCGTCGGCCCGACCGACGGTCCTTATCACATCCCGTCAGCATTCGTCCCTGCGACCGTGCCCGGCGCCGTTCAGCTCGACTGGGCGCGCGCGCATGGCTGGCCGCAAATCGAATACGACCCCGACCTGAGCAAGTATGCCTGGATGGAAGACGCTTTCTGGCTCTATCGCACGACGCTCGATGGGGCGCCGCCGCCCGGTCAGCGCTTATTCTTCGTGTGCAAGGGCGTGGATTACCGGTGCGAGGTTCGGTTGGAGGGTCGCGCGCTGCATGCGCAGGAAGGCATGTTTACGCCGATCGAACTCGACATCACCGACTTCACGCGGCCCGGCGCGATGTTGGAGGTGTTGGTCTTCCCTGCGCCCAAGAGCCATCCTGCGCCGGCCGATCGCACCCAGGCCAACCAGAGTTGCAAGCCGGCCGTGGCCTATGGCTGGGACTTCCATCCGCGCCTGATCCCGCTGGGCATCTGGGATGACGCCTATCTGGAGACGCGGCCGGCGACGCATATCCGCGTCGCCGAACTGTCGTATGTGCTGAGCGACGACCTCGGCCGCGCCGAGCTCACGCTCGATGTCGCGCTCAGCCAGAGGCTCGGCGCCGGCATGCGCCTGCGCTGGCGGATCATCGCGCCGGGCGGCGAAATCGTGCATGAGCAACTTGCGGCGTCGAACGCAGCGACGATTCAGCTCAAGCACGAGGTGCATCGGCCGGCGCTGTGGTGGCCGCACGATCATGGCAGCCAGCCGCGTTACACCTCGGTCGTCGAGTTGCTGGCCGAGGATGGTGAAGCGATAGATCGCCGGCAGGAACGCTTCGGCTTTCGTCGCGTCCGCTTGGTGATGCATCCGACGCAATGGCAAGAGATCGCGCCGCACCACTTTCCGAAGGGTCGCAACACCTCGCCGATCACGCTGGAGGTCAACGGCCGGCGCATCTTTGCCCGCGGCGCAAACTGGGTGACGCCCTCGCTCTTCCCCGGCACGCTCACCGAAGCGCACTACTGTGAGCAGTTGGCGCTGGTGAAGGCAGCGCATTTGAACATCGTGCGATGCTGGGGCGGGGCGAACATCCAGAAGGAGGCGTTCTTCGATCTGTGCGACGAACTCGGCGTCATGGTGTGGCAGGAATTCCCGCTGGCGTGCAATCGCTACGAAGGCACGCCGGATTACCTGCGCGTGCTCGATCAGGAGTCGTGCGCAGTCATCCGGCGCGTCCGGCAGCATCCGTCGTTGGTGCTGTGGTGTGGTGGCAACGAGCTGTTCAACGACTGGTCGCGGATGACCGACCAAGACCTGGCGCTGCGCCTGCTGAACCGCAACTGCTACGACTTGGATCCGCACACGCCCTTCCTGATGACCTCGCCCGCGATGGGCATGGCCCACGGCGGCTATTTCTTCCGAGACCTCAACGGCGTCGAGGTGTATCGGTATTTCGCCGAGTCGCGCGCCACGGCCTACACCGAGTTCGGCGTGCCGGGGCCGGCCAATGTCGAGGTGCTGCAGCAGATCATCCCTGCCGACGAGCTGTGGCCACCACGCGCGGGCACGCAATGGGAGACGCGTCACGCCTTTCGCGCTTGGATGCCAGATTCCTGGCTCGACCTGCCTACGCTCGAAGACTATTTCGGCACGATCACCGATCTCGAATCGCTCGTCGCTTGTGCGCAGTGGCTGCAGAGCGAAGGGTTGAAAGCGATCTACGAAGAGGCACGCCGGCAGAAGCCCGCCTGCGCCATGGCGCTGTGTTGGGTGTTGAACGAGCCGTGGCCAACCGCCGCCAACAACAGCTTGATCTCTTGGCCGGCGCGACCGAAGCCGGCACTGCAGGCGGTGGCGCAGGCGTGCCGGCCGGTGCTGGCCAGTGCGCGCATCCCCAAATTCAGCTGGCGTGCCGGTGAAGCCTTCGGTGTTCAGCTCTTCATGCTCAACGATTCGCCCGAGCCGTTGGGGCCTGGGTGCGTGGATGTATGGTTGGAAACAGGGGAGGGGAGATTAGAGATCGGGGATTGGAGATTCGAGGGGGGTGTGGCGAATACGAACGTCGTCGGGCCGGCACGACAAATCGTGTTGCCGGCGATGCAGACGGAGCGATTCACACTGGTCTTGCACGTGGCCGGCAAGCCGGAGTGGAGTTCGCGCTACGACCTGCTCTTTCGTCGAGCGTGATCTAGCCCTCGCAGAGCTTCGCGGGGTTTGGCCGGTACGTCACTTCGAGCTGTGTGAGGGATAACGCCTACAATTCCTGCATATGGACATCGTTGACATCCGCGCTATTCCGCTCGCCGGCAAGACGCCCGACGGCGGTTGGACGCACGACTTCGACCCCGACAACAACCTGCACACGCTCATCGAGGTTGTCACCGACGAGCTCATCGGCGGCCGGCCGCTCACCGGCATCGGCAGCGTATATACCAGCGGCGCGCTGGTCGAGGGCGCGCTCAAGCTACTGCGGCCGTGGTGCATCGGCCATAGCGCGATCGAGCCGGAGCGGGTGAGCGAGACGTTGCGCCAGATGGCCTTCTGGCAAGGGCGCGGCGGCGCAGTCGAACACGCTATCAGCGGCATAGACATCGCGCTGTGGGACATTCTGGGCAAGGTCACCGGTCAGCCCGTGGCGCGCCTCCTGGGTGGCTACTATCGTTACAAGATCAAGCCCTACGGCTCCATCCTGTTCGACGATCCGCCGCGTTTGCGCGAGACGTTGCAGCAGACGACGGCACGTGGTTTCAAGGCGATCAAGATGGGCTGGCGACCGTTCGGGCGCGTCAGCCGACAACTCGACGAGCGACTGGTCAAGACGGCGCGCGAGACGGTCGGCCCGGAGGTGGAGCTGATGGTGGATGCGGGCGGCAGCGAGCAGTTCTGGCCGCACGGCTACAAATGGGCGATCGAGACGGCGCGCATGCTAAAAGACTACGACGTGACCTGGTTCGAGGAGGCGCTACCGCCGGACGACCTCGAGGGCTACATCAAGCTTCGCGAACATTCGCCGGTGCCGATCAGCAGTGGCGAAGTGCTGACGCGCCGGCAGACGTTCATGCCGTGGATCGCGCGGGGCGCCGTGGACATCATCCAGCCGGACTGCACCAAATGCGGTGGGCTGAGCGAGGCGCGGCGGATCGCTTGGACGGCGTATGACCATAACGTGCTGTGGGTGCCGCACGGGTGGAACACGGCCGTCGGCCTAGCCGCCGACCTGGCACTGGCGGCGGCGACGCCGGTGGCGCGCTGGGTAGAGTACATCACACCTTCGCCCTACATCGAGGAGATCGTCGCTGCGCCATTCAAGCTCGACGAAGATGGGCTGCTCGACATCCCGACTGCACCCGGCCTCGGCATCGAACTCGATCCCGATGGCCTGGCGAAGTACTCGAACGTCCGCTTGACGGGTTCGTGACATTAGCCGCGAAGGCGTGGAGGTAGCGGAGGATCCATGCGCTTCGACGTTCGTCGCTTCCCTTCTGTTACCTCGACCATGGACGTCTGCCGCACTTTCGCCGAACGAGGCGCGTGCGAAGGACTCGTCGTGCTGGCGGATGAGCAGACCGCTGGTCGTGGGCGGGCCGGCCGCGCCTGGTATTCGCCGCCCGACCAGTCGCTCTACCTCTCCATCCTGCTGCGACCCAACCTGCATCCGCGTCAGATCGGCTGGTTGACCATGCTCGGCGCGCTCGCCGTCTGCGAAATCTCACGGGAGACATCGAGCACGCAAGAAGCCGATTCCCATTCTCGATTCTCGATTCTCGATTCTCGATTCAAACTCAAGTGGCCCAACGACGTGCTGCTGAACGGCAAAAAGGTGGCCGGCGTGCTGGTGGAATCCTCGTTCATCGGCGATCGCCTCGACTACGTCGTGCTGGGCATCGGACTGAACGTAAACACCCGCTTCGATGATGCGCCGGAGGAGGTGAAGCTGCGCGCGACCAGCCTGCGCGAGGCGCTGGGGCACGAGGTGGATCGCGAGGCAGTCCTCGACCGGCTGCTGGCGGCGTTCGGCGCGCGTTACGCCATGTTGCCTGCTTCGCCGCTGGCCGACTATGCGCGTCGTCTCGATACGCTCGGCAAACGCGTGCGGCTGCGAGCCGGCAGTGAGATTGTCGAAGGTGAAGCCTTGCGCGTCGAAGACGACGGCGCGCTGGTCGTGATGACGTATGGCGGTGAGCGCATCGTCACGTTTGGCGACGTGGTGAGCGCGTGAGCGCCGGCGATCATCGCGCCCTGCTTGCTCACGGTATACTTGCGTCCATTCGATTGACTGTTCGCCGATTGGCAGAATCAACCCCGGAGGAAATGTAGATGACTCGGTCGGATTCGACTTCGATATTCAGCCTGGAAGATATTGCGGCGTCCCTCAGGTCGCAGATCGAAAAGTTCACTCCTACGCTCCAAGCCGTGGACGTCGGCACCGTGCAGGAGGTCGGCGACGGCATCGCGCGCTGCACCGGCCTCACCAACGTGCAGGCGCAGGAGTTGGTGGAGTTCACCAAGAACGGCACGCTGGGCCTGGCCTTCAACCTGGAACCGGATGAGGTCGGCATCATCATCCTGGGCGATTACACCGACATCGAAGAAGGCGACACGGTGCGCTCCACCGGCCGCGTCATCTCCGTGCCGGTCGGCGATGCGCTGATCGGCCGCGTGGTGGACCCGCTGGGCCGCCCGCTCGACGGCAAGGGCCCGATCAACACCAATAAGTTCCGCCCGCTGGAGCGCATCGCGCCGGGTGTAATCAAGCGCGCCAACGTGGACACGCCGCTACAAACCGGCGTGAAGGCGATTGACGCGCTCATCCCGATCGGCCGTGGCCAGCGTGAGCTGATTATCGGCGACCGCAGTACCGGCAAGACGGCCGTGTGCATTGACACGATCATCAACCAGAAGGGCAAAGGCGTCGTCTGCATCTACGTCGCCATCGGCCAGAAGCTGGCACAGGTCGCCCGCGTAGTCAGCACGCTGGAGCAGTACGGCGCGATGGACTACACCATCGTCGTCGTCGCCTCGGCGGCCGACTCGGCCACGCTGCAATACATCGCGCCCTATGCCGGCTGCGCCATGGGCGAGGAGATCATGGAGAACGGCGTCACCATCGGCGGCCAGTTCATCAACGATGCGTTGTGCGTGTATGACGACCTGACCAAGCACGCCTACGCCTATCGCCAGGTGTCGCTACTGCTGCGCCGCCCGCCGGCCCGCGAAGCGTACCCCGGCGACATTTTCTATCTACACTCGCGCCTGCTGGAGCGCGCCGCGCGCTTGGCCTACCAATGGGTGATCCGCGAGGCCGACGACAGCGACGAATGGGGTGACGGCCATAGCGTCAACGGCAAGATCTACGACGGCGCCATCGGCGAGGAGACGGCTAAGCACGATATGAAGGCGCTGGCTGCCGAGACCGGCAAGAAATACAAGCTGGTGAAGAACCCACGCACCGGCGGCTCGCTCACCGCGCTGCCCATCATCGAGACGCA
The window above is part of the Candidatus Roseilinea sp. genome. Proteins encoded here:
- the ssl2 gene encoding helicase, producing the protein MHNYRPENPLIVQSDRSVLLEVDNPRYTEARDALARFAELEKSPEYVHTYRISPLSLWNAAAAGLSADAILADLEKYSKYPLPENIKVDIRDAVGRYGRIKLTLEDGRMLVSADDAVLGEELARHRSFVPLVKARLSQTIFEIDPAQRGHVKRVLLQIGYPAEDLAGYVDGTPLHFDLRQITLAGQPFELRHYQADAAEVYWAQGSAAGGSGVVVLPCGAGKTIVGIAAMHKAQCATLILTPNTVAVRQWIREILDKTTLTEDQIGEYSGLKKDVRPVTICTYQVLTYHPRKREVGDGKGEPSITSDSTPPNVKSSKRLPKISEYPHMALFNSMDWGLIIYDEVHLLPAPVFRMTAEIQARRRLGLTATLVREDGLEGDVFSLVGPKKYDVPWKDLERQGWIATAECHEIRVSLADEDRMEYAITGHDQKYHFAAANPRKLQIVSMLMAKHKDDDVLIIGQYIPQLEQIARRLDAPLITGETPVRQREKLFQQFRAGQIRRLVLSKVGNFSIDLPDANVLIQVSGMFGSRQEEAQRLGRVLRPKQNGLLAHFYTIVTRDTLDQEYAAKRQLFLTEQGYHYDILYEEEVPGFTPALMAVNAAQVRRTTSALE
- a CDS encoding beta-mannosidase encodes the protein MKHALTWIVGPTDGPYHIPSAFVPATVPGAVQLDWARAHGWPQIEYDPDLSKYAWMEDAFWLYRTTLDGAPPPGQRLFFVCKGVDYRCEVRLEGRALHAQEGMFTPIELDITDFTRPGAMLEVLVFPAPKSHPAPADRTQANQSCKPAVAYGWDFHPRLIPLGIWDDAYLETRPATHIRVAELSYVLSDDLGRAELTLDVALSQRLGAGMRLRWRIIAPGGEIVHEQLAASNAATIQLKHEVHRPALWWPHDHGSQPRYTSVVELLAEDGEAIDRRQERFGFRRVRLVMHPTQWQEIAPHHFPKGRNTSPITLEVNGRRIFARGANWVTPSLFPGTLTEAHYCEQLALVKAAHLNIVRCWGGANIQKEAFFDLCDELGVMVWQEFPLACNRYEGTPDYLRVLDQESCAVIRRVRQHPSLVLWCGGNELFNDWSRMTDQDLALRLLNRNCYDLDPHTPFLMTSPAMGMAHGGYFFRDLNGVEVYRYFAESRATAYTEFGVPGPANVEVLQQIIPADELWPPRAGTQWETRHAFRAWMPDSWLDLPTLEDYFGTITDLESLVACAQWLQSEGLKAIYEEARRQKPACAMALCWVLNEPWPTAANNSLISWPARPKPALQAVAQACRPVLASARIPKFSWRAGEAFGVQLFMLNDSPEPLGPGCVDVWLETGEGRLEIGDWRFEGGVANTNVVGPARQIVLPAMQTERFTLVLHVAGKPEWSSRYDLLFRRA
- a CDS encoding mandelate racemase, producing MDIVDIRAIPLAGKTPDGGWTHDFDPDNNLHTLIEVVTDELIGGRPLTGIGSVYTSGALVEGALKLLRPWCIGHSAIEPERVSETLRQMAFWQGRGGAVEHAISGIDIALWDILGKVTGQPVARLLGGYYRYKIKPYGSILFDDPPRLRETLQQTTARGFKAIKMGWRPFGRVSRQLDERLVKTARETVGPEVELMVDAGGSEQFWPHGYKWAIETARMLKDYDVTWFEEALPPDDLEGYIKLREHSPVPISSGEVLTRRQTFMPWIARGAVDIIQPDCTKCGGLSEARRIAWTAYDHNVLWVPHGWNTAVGLAADLALAAATPVARWVEYITPSPYIEEIVAAPFKLDEDGLLDIPTAPGLGIELDPDGLAKYSNVRLTGS
- the atpA gene encoding ATP synthase subunit alpha, giving the protein MTRSDSTSIFSLEDIAASLRSQIEKFTPTLQAVDVGTVQEVGDGIARCTGLTNVQAQELVEFTKNGTLGLAFNLEPDEVGIIILGDYTDIEEGDTVRSTGRVISVPVGDALIGRVVDPLGRPLDGKGPINTNKFRPLERIAPGVIKRANVDTPLQTGVKAIDALIPIGRGQRELIIGDRSTGKTAVCIDTIINQKGKGVVCIYVAIGQKLAQVARVVSTLEQYGAMDYTIVVVASAADSATLQYIAPYAGCAMGEEIMENGVTIGGQFINDALCVYDDLTKHAYAYRQVSLLLRRPPAREAYPGDIFYLHSRLLERAARLAYQWVIREADDSDEWGDGHSVNGKIYDGAIGEETAKHDMKALAAETGKKYKLVKNPRTGGSLTALPIIETQLGDVSAYIPTNVISITDGQLFLETDLFNAGIRPAINVGISVSRVGGDAQTRAMKQVASRLKLDLAQFRELQAFATFGSDVDKTTLQLLERGRRMTELLKQKQYEPRPLWAQVVAIFAGTNGYLDKIPVNRIQDWEQQFIKYIEMSYPDLVNGIMTEKRISDENIAKLRSAIEAFNRTFS